One window from the genome of Anabaena sphaerica FACHB-251 encodes:
- a CDS encoding peptidylprolyl isomerase, protein MESSSFFTVNDEQIDLFQVVKYLQVSGKLNQFISDVLRQYILEKELEIRDDIDISTGLIEQSIIDFRLKNQLTDPEQFQAWLKNNGSDYATFYESVTFSFKLEKLKAVIVEPKLPEYFIERKIYLDRVVLSRILVDNRELAEELHTQIEEGSSFEQLAKEYSLADEKTFNGMMGPISRGSLPDILRAAVDAATPGQLIGPIEIEGSFSLFRLENILPASLENTQLKQSLQNELFEKWLGEKIQDLTVKLQVS, encoded by the coding sequence ATGGAATCTTCATCATTCTTTACAGTCAATGACGAGCAAATCGACCTTTTTCAAGTGGTCAAGTATTTACAAGTATCTGGTAAACTGAATCAGTTTATTAGTGATGTTCTGCGTCAATACATATTAGAAAAAGAACTAGAAATCAGAGACGATATAGATATCAGTACGGGATTAATTGAACAATCAATTATTGATTTTCGGTTAAAAAACCAACTCACAGATCCTGAACAATTCCAAGCATGGTTAAAAAACAATGGTAGTGATTATGCTACATTTTATGAGTCAGTTACCTTTAGCTTCAAACTAGAAAAACTGAAAGCGGTAATTGTAGAACCAAAACTACCAGAATACTTTATTGAAAGGAAGATTTACTTAGATAGAGTGGTACTTTCTCGAATTCTGGTTGATAACAGAGAACTAGCCGAAGAACTACACACTCAAATTGAAGAAGGAAGTAGTTTTGAGCAACTAGCAAAAGAGTATTCACTGGCAGATGAAAAAACCTTTAACGGTATGATGGGTCCGATTAGTCGGGGTAGTTTACCGGATATCTTGCGTGCGGCTGTGGATGCGGCTACTCCTGGACAATTGATAGGACCTATCGAAATAGAAGGAAGTTTCAGTTTGTTTAGATTAGAGAACATTCTACCAGCATCTTTAGAAAATACTCAACTAAAACAATCACTACAAAATGAGTTATTTGAAAAATGGCTAGGGGAGAAAATTCAAGACCTGACAGTAAAATTACAAGTGAGCTAA
- a CDS encoding esterase/lipase family protein — translation MENKTKKRNPVLLVHGINDTGAVFNKMARYLGKQGRIVCTLDLIPNNGSELLDKLAQQVANYVNINFAPEQPLDIVGFSMGGIVSRYYIQRLGGIEKVKRFITISSPHQGTNIAYLTWLKGALQMQPDSDFLNDLNSDVEMLNKLNFTSIWTPYDLMIVPAESSRIPVGKEVVLPVALHPWMLTDKQTFEVVAAALDEQISH, via the coding sequence ATGGAAAACAAAACAAAAAAGCGTAATCCTGTTTTATTAGTACACGGTATTAACGATACAGGCGCAGTTTTCAACAAAATGGCGCGTTACCTGGGAAAGCAAGGTAGGATAGTGTGTACACTGGATTTAATTCCTAATAACGGTTCTGAGCTTTTAGACAAATTAGCACAGCAAGTAGCAAATTATGTAAACATTAACTTTGCACCAGAACAACCATTAGACATAGTAGGTTTTAGTATGGGGGGAATAGTCAGCCGTTATTATATTCAAAGATTGGGAGGAATAGAAAAGGTAAAGAGATTTATTACCATTTCTTCACCACATCAGGGAACAAATATTGCATATTTAACTTGGTTAAAGGGTGCTTTACAAATGCAGCCTGATAGTGATTTTTTAAATGACTTAAATTCTGATGTAGAAATGTTGAATAAGTTAAATTTTACATCTATTTGGACACCTTATGATTTGATGATTGTACCTGCGGAAAGTTCAAGAATACCTGTTGGTAAAGAAGTCGTTTTGCCTGTTGCCCTACATCCTTGGATGTTAACAGATAAACAGACCTTTGAAGTTGTAGCAGCAGCATTAGATGAACAAATTAGTCATTAG
- a CDS encoding alpha/beta fold hydrolase yields MAIQEHKITVNSLEWFYREAEPIGQSDLLPVVLLHGIVSQSYSWRNIIPALAAQGTRAIAPDWIGYGFSGKPEKQDFAYTPDAFIKALDEFIQTIELKRFSLVVQGFLGSVGLQYALRHPEKIANIAILNTPISTSAKLPWKIQQMGLPLAGEVMTQDPLLVDRTLEGGCRYRIEDKDLDIYRKPYLKSSASGRGLLSTIRNLQLDKAMTEIETGFKAWQKPILLQWGIIDPWLSVDIAESFMKSVPDVEIIKLNNVGHYPQEHYHEVILQDLLPFVRRSQSN; encoded by the coding sequence GTGGCAATACAAGAACATAAAATAACAGTAAATTCATTAGAATGGTTTTATCGGGAAGCTGAACCGATTGGACAAAGTGACTTATTACCAGTGGTATTACTACACGGCATAGTTTCCCAAAGTTATAGCTGGAGAAACATTATACCAGCTTTAGCAGCACAAGGAACAAGAGCGATCGCACCAGATTGGATTGGTTACGGCTTTTCTGGTAAACCCGAAAAACAAGATTTTGCCTACACTCCCGACGCATTTATCAAAGCTTTAGATGAATTTATTCAAACAATAGAACTAAAACGTTTTTCCTTAGTTGTGCAAGGTTTTTTAGGTTCAGTTGGCTTACAATATGCCTTACGTCATCCTGAAAAAATCGCCAATATAGCAATTTTAAATACTCCCATTTCCACATCTGCTAAACTACCTTGGAAAATTCAACAAATGGGTTTACCATTAGCAGGTGAAGTCATGACACAAGACCCATTATTAGTGGATAGAACCTTAGAAGGTGGATGTCGTTACCGCATCGAAGATAAAGATTTAGATATTTATCGCAAACCGTACTTAAAAAGTTCTGCATCTGGTAGGGGTCTGCTGTCAACAATTAGAAATTTGCAACTAGACAAAGCCATGACAGAAATAGAAACTGGTTTTAAAGCATGGCAGAAACCGATTTTATTACAATGGGGAATTATAGACCCTTGGTTATCTGTAGATATTGCCGAAAGTTTTATGAAATCTGTACCTGATGTGGAAATAATCAAACTCAATAATGTGGGACATTATCCCCAAGAACATTATCATGAGGTAATTTTACAAGACCTGTTACCCTTTGTGCGTCGTTCTCAGTCGAATTAG
- a CDS encoding TIGR00297 family protein, with product MLSLLDSINPWLVGAGLNAILLGIVALIPKKLLTPAGIFHAWLLGVIIWGTLGWPGYLVVVFYFIVGSGVTRIGMAQKEAEGIAEKRSGARGPENVWGSALVAALCAVGVLLVPDWKFLLCLGYVASFSTKLSDTTASEVGKAYGKRTFLITTLQPVARGTEGAVSLEGTLAGVVGSVAIAFIGWGVNLIDILGIVWCVIAAFIATNLESVIGATLQSKYTWLTNEVVNILNTLIGAVSAIILALIWQMIFV from the coding sequence ATGTTATCTTTACTTGATTCCATAAATCCCTGGTTAGTAGGTGCAGGTTTAAACGCGATTTTATTGGGAATAGTTGCCTTAATTCCTAAAAAATTGCTCACCCCTGCGGGAATATTCCATGCTTGGTTATTGGGTGTAATTATTTGGGGAACACTAGGCTGGCCAGGATATCTAGTGGTAGTGTTTTATTTTATTGTCGGTTCTGGGGTGACGCGCATTGGGATGGCGCAAAAGGAAGCGGAAGGAATTGCAGAAAAGCGTTCTGGTGCTAGGGGTCCGGAAAATGTTTGGGGTTCGGCGTTAGTTGCGGCTTTGTGTGCTGTGGGAGTGTTGCTTGTACCTGATTGGAAGTTCTTGCTATGTTTGGGCTATGTAGCGAGTTTTAGCACCAAATTATCTGACACGACTGCGAGTGAAGTGGGTAAAGCCTATGGCAAGCGTACTTTTTTGATTACGACCCTGCAACCTGTAGCTAGAGGTACAGAAGGGGCGGTAAGCTTAGAAGGGACTTTAGCGGGTGTTGTCGGCTCAGTAGCGATCGCTTTTATCGGTTGGGGTGTAAATTTAATAGATATCTTAGGAATTGTGTGGTGTGTAATTGCAGCATTTATTGCTACAAATTTAGAAAGTGTAATTGGTGCAACATTACAATCTAAATATACTTGGCTCACCAACGAAGTCGTCAATATCTTAAATACGCTAATTGGGGCTGTTTCAGCCATTATTCTGGCTTTGATTTGGCAAATGATATTTGTTTGA
- a CDS encoding 16S rRNA (uracil(1498)-N(3))-methyltransferase, producing the protein MSQLQRITINPSQLQQTQLLLTPQQQHYLLRVLRLQDGDKFIAMDGMGKWWLTQLTGETGEILELLEVQTELPVSITLMMALPKGNSLDDVVRCCTELGVTCILPVLSDRTLLNPSPQKLERWRRIASEAAEQSERAFVPTILEPVAFSTAVTEYAANHRYICEARGDYPHLKKVLNNCSGEIIIAIGPEGGWTEKEIEMSIKAKFQPVSLGCRILRAVTAPIVALSLIAAACEV; encoded by the coding sequence ATGTCTCAACTGCAACGCATCACCATTAACCCCTCCCAACTCCAACAAACCCAACTTTTATTAACACCCCAACAACAACATTATTTATTACGAGTGTTGCGGTTACAAGATGGTGATAAATTTATTGCGATGGATGGTATGGGTAAATGGTGGTTAACCCAATTAACAGGAGAAACAGGAGAGATTTTAGAATTACTTGAGGTGCAAACCGAGTTACCTGTATCTATAACCCTGATGATGGCTTTACCGAAAGGAAATAGCTTGGATGATGTTGTCCGGTGTTGTACAGAATTGGGTGTAACTTGTATTTTACCTGTTTTGAGCGATCGCACCCTATTAAATCCCAGTCCGCAAAAACTCGAACGTTGGCGACGCATAGCCTCAGAAGCCGCTGAACAGTCAGAACGGGCTTTTGTACCCACCATTTTAGAACCTGTAGCCTTTAGCACCGCTGTAACTGAATATGCAGCAAATCACCGTTATATATGTGAAGCGCGTGGTGATTATCCACATTTGAAAAAAGTGCTAAATAACTGCTCTGGTGAAATTATAATTGCGATCGGACCTGAAGGGGGATGGACAGAAAAAGAAATTGAAATGTCCATAAAAGCCAAATTTCAGCCTGTTTCCCTTGGTTGTCGTATTCTCCGCGCCGTCACCGCACCAATTGTTGCATTATCCTTGATTGCGGCTGCCTGTGAAGTATAA
- a CDS encoding tetratricopeptide repeat protein: MLEEVIAAFERKDYQTAAKLLKPLLKDSPENPWVQFYLARLQEVSGKRQEAEKIYRQLLRVTVNNKILSQARQGLQRIEEIRQEERQRAIVQATAEPTNAEQGILVLEPINNELKTIAAAKFAQIMQIDAYTARLMLPSRSWRVYRTGKIGELQFYGTQLQQAGIPCFWLKISQIQQIQIYQVQYFSESPSKPTVVCSNEENQLGSLNFDWSEVTARVVGLLPIFEQVVDINVRGKLERKTQTQDYAQFCDLHLPGRRAILRIYDNGYEFQKGLEITPQATQNTIRINWNSLINWVDKKLPQVKVWSDFQPFGETVLDQTEVLNHIPSHIQIFRREQTNWDSAFQLYSGIVFVKNASTKS; encoded by the coding sequence ATGCTGGAAGAAGTTATCGCCGCCTTTGAACGCAAAGACTACCAAACCGCAGCTAAATTACTCAAACCCCTGCTTAAAGACTCACCAGAAAATCCTTGGGTGCAATTTTATCTCGCCCGGTTACAAGAAGTTTCTGGAAAGCGACAGGAAGCAGAAAAAATCTATCGTCAACTGCTACGAGTGACAGTAAATAACAAAATATTGTCACAAGCACGTCAAGGTTTACAACGTATAGAAGAAATTCGGCAAGAAGAAAGACAAAGAGCCATTGTTCAAGCAACAGCAGAACCAACTAACGCCGAACAGGGAATATTAGTTTTAGAACCGATCAACAACGAACTGAAAACTATAGCTGCGGCAAAATTTGCCCAAATTATGCAAATAGATGCCTACACAGCTAGACTGATGTTACCAAGTCGCAGTTGGAGAGTATACCGGACAGGAAAAATAGGCGAACTTCAATTTTATGGGACACAGTTACAGCAAGCTGGAATTCCCTGCTTTTGGTTGAAAATCTCACAAATTCAACAAATTCAAATATATCAAGTTCAATATTTTTCCGAATCACCATCAAAACCAACAGTTGTTTGTAGCAATGAAGAAAATCAACTGGGTTCTCTCAATTTTGACTGGTCAGAAGTCACAGCCAGAGTTGTAGGACTATTACCTATTTTTGAACAGGTTGTAGATATTAATGTTCGTGGTAAATTAGAACGGAAAACCCAAACTCAAGACTATGCCCAATTTTGTGATTTACATCTACCTGGAAGACGTGCCATTTTAAGAATTTATGACAATGGTTATGAATTCCAGAAAGGTTTAGAAATTACTCCCCAAGCCACACAAAACACAATTAGAATCAACTGGAATAGTTTGATAAATTGGGTTGATAAAAAATTACCTCAAGTCAAAGTTTGGTCAGATTTTCAGCCTTTTGGAGAAACAGTTTTAGACCAAACAGAAGTGCTAAATCACATTCCCTCTCATATTCAAATATTTAGGAGAGAACAGACTAATTGGGATTCGGCATTTCAGTTATACAGTGGAATTGTTTTTGTGAAAAATGCCTCAACCAAATCATAA
- a CDS encoding M48 family metalloprotease produces MTRKILTGLNSTVYEHPFDRQALASLQKMPGISPILKKINEYGIDRLLRLQSLGSEIRVTNRNFPKLYQALLETCETLDVSPLPELYLFRGTGYIQTYVVGVEKPIVAVNLEAMEWLNEEELLYIFGYEVARIKSQHMIYHQMAIVMPTVKNLLSSTTLGIGGLVAGGIELGLYNWVMMAKLTADRAGLLACQDINIATSSLMKLAGLPEEYLTDNVIEDFVIQSREFASNNLDSLDKVTKILSYSEPRLSWIVMRTGELLKWYDSGEYNNLIQEDGNLHENLNTTEDPENNNLEKEGWNFMSSW; encoded by the coding sequence ATCACCAGAAAAATTTTAACTGGGCTGAATTCAACAGTCTACGAACACCCTTTTGACCGGCAAGCTTTAGCTTCTTTACAAAAAATGCCGGGTATATCACCAATACTCAAAAAAATTAACGAATATGGTATTGATCGTCTACTGAGATTACAAAGTCTTGGTAGTGAAATCAGAGTGACAAATCGTAATTTTCCTAAATTATATCAAGCATTGCTAGAAACTTGCGAAACTCTTGACGTTTCTCCTCTGCCTGAATTGTATCTGTTTCGCGGTACTGGTTATATTCAAACTTATGTCGTGGGGGTAGAAAAACCCATAGTTGCTGTGAATTTAGAAGCAATGGAATGGCTGAATGAGGAAGAATTGCTTTATATTTTTGGATATGAAGTAGCTCGAATTAAGAGCCAACACATGATATATCATCAAATGGCCATTGTGATGCCGACTGTAAAAAATCTATTGAGTAGTACCACCTTGGGAATTGGTGGTTTAGTTGCAGGTGGAATTGAATTAGGTTTGTATAATTGGGTGATGATGGCTAAATTAACTGCGGATCGTGCGGGTTTGTTAGCTTGTCAAGATATTAATATTGCTACAAGTTCACTGATGAAACTAGCTGGTTTACCTGAAGAATATTTAACTGATAATGTAATTGAAGATTTTGTGATTCAGTCCCGTGAGTTTGCATCCAATAACTTGGATAGTTTGGATAAGGTAACAAAAATATTAAGCTATTCAGAACCTAGACTATCTTGGATAGTCATGCGAACTGGAGAATTATTAAAATGGTATGATTCAGGTGAATATAATAATTTGATTCAAGAAGATGGAAATTTGCATGAAAATTTAAATACCACAGAAGATCCAGAAAATAATAATCTAGAAAAAGAGGGTTGGAATTTCATGTCTTCTTGGTAA
- the psbQ gene encoding photosystem II protein PsbQ, which produces MVRQRSILSLILVLLTTFLISCGSPSIATAPPTYTPTQLVKIQEYVPDIQVVRDRSQELKTLIQSGEWIKVGNFIHGPMAEARLNMTYVIPNLLPQDQSKARQITKDLLTHLVKIDQAAASGNTSLALSNYKEVFADVDKFLQLIPEQSES; this is translated from the coding sequence ATGGTGCGTCAACGCTCTATTTTGTCACTGATTCTCGTACTATTGACTACATTCCTGATCAGCTGTGGCAGTCCTAGTATCGCTACTGCACCTCCAACTTACACACCGACTCAACTGGTGAAAATTCAGGAATATGTTCCTGATATTCAGGTGGTGCGCGATCGCTCTCAAGAACTGAAAACCCTGATTCAAAGCGGTGAGTGGATTAAGGTTGGTAATTTTATTCATGGACCGATGGCGGAAGCTAGGCTAAATATGACTTATGTCATTCCTAACCTACTACCCCAAGACCAATCCAAAGCCAGACAGATTACAAAGGATTTATTGACTCACCTGGTGAAAATTGACCAAGCTGCTGCTTCTGGCAACACTAGTCTAGCTTTAAGCAACTACAAAGAAGTTTTTGCAGATGTTGACAAGTTCCTACAACTGATTCCAGAACAAAGTGAGAGTTGA
- a CDS encoding NAD(P)/FAD-dependent oxidoreductase, translated as MNIVIIGCGVVGAAIAYQLSQVKGLNITVYDKNQPAQGSTAAALGVLMGVISHKTKGKAWQMREESIKRYETLIPELESITGRKIPCNRQGIVMLLSEDLEHPLESGVEVMTEWEQLREVRKSQGWQLAVWDKEKLQKFCPQIDDPTVIGAVYSPQDRQLNPTALTLALVDAAQRNGVKFKFGVAVRNHQAPSSEIVQIMPTVTEQLKSIETSEGTVSADWFIVAAGLGSTLLTRQLNQKVNIRPVLGQALYLSLGRVLGNPEFQPVITGNDVHLVPMGSGDYWVGATVEFPNDADEILAKKELLASLQKQAIAFCPDLAEAKILRTWSGLRPRPEGRPAPVIDKLPGFSNVVLATGHYRNGVLLAPATALAVRDMIS; from the coding sequence ATGAATATAGTAATTATCGGTTGTGGTGTAGTTGGGGCGGCGATCGCATATCAACTCAGCCAAGTTAAAGGTTTAAATATCACTGTTTACGACAAAAACCAACCCGCACAAGGCTCAACAGCTGCTGCTCTCGGTGTTTTGATGGGCGTAATTAGCCATAAAACCAAGGGTAAAGCTTGGCAGATGCGCGAAGAAAGTATTAAACGCTATGAAACTTTAATTCCTGAACTGGAAAGCATCACAGGGCGCAAAATCCCTTGTAACCGTCAGGGTATTGTCATGCTGTTGTCGGAGGACTTAGAACACCCTTTAGAAAGTGGTGTGGAAGTGATGACAGAATGGGAACAATTGCGGGAAGTTCGTAAATCTCAAGGTTGGCAGTTAGCTGTTTGGGACAAGGAGAAACTGCAAAAGTTCTGTCCACAAATTGATGATCCCACTGTTATTGGTGCTGTTTATTCTCCTCAAGACCGTCAACTTAACCCCACGGCTTTAACTTTAGCTTTGGTGGATGCGGCTCAACGCAATGGTGTAAAATTTAAGTTTGGTGTGGCTGTACGCAATCATCAAGCGCCATCTTCGGAAATAGTACAGATCATGCCGACTGTTACTGAACAACTTAAATCTATTGAAACTTCAGAGGGTACAGTTAGCGCAGATTGGTTTATTGTTGCTGCTGGTTTGGGTTCAACATTACTGACTAGACAATTAAATCAAAAGGTAAATATTCGTCCAGTTTTAGGACAGGCTTTATATTTAAGTTTAGGACGGGTTTTAGGAAATCCTGAGTTTCAACCGGTGATTACTGGTAATGATGTTCATCTTGTGCCTATGGGTAGTGGTGACTATTGGGTGGGGGCTACGGTAGAATTTCCCAATGATGCAGATGAGATTCTTGCAAAGAAAGAGTTGTTGGCATCTTTGCAAAAACAAGCGATCGCCTTTTGTCCAGATTTAGCTGAGGCGAAAATTCTCCGTACTTGGTCTGGTTTGCGTCCCCGTCCTGAAGGTAGACCAGCACCTGTGATTGATAAATTACCTGGTTTTAGTAATGTTGTTTTAGCCACTGGTCACTATCGTAATGGTGTTTTACTCGCACCTGCTACAGCTTTAGCAGTACGGGATATGATTAGTTAG
- a CDS encoding type I secretion system permease/ATPase, with protein sequence MARGENSRPDSKITSELNILNHQILRVNVLDAVPWNQQPLCWLTPEEQTELKNQLEVRQYQLGEKIWSHETGGYQFFIVTGKVRLRDEMSKPVATLEDGAWFGDLQQLFTNCKAVAASKEVVIVCWNSSLWAKFCHPQIDEFWNLQGEKQGDREQGKSDREKMEEEENYNSSSLSSLSSLSSSLSPVTSHLSLSYPFVASGNTAAACLTMVAQYLNNAVQLEWVQRQLRGQRPKNVIETAEKLGLVLRKLQVNWGELRQLSFPALLMWKSESISSWVVAYGMKGNCLIIANPLHVECEYLTQSVVESCWDGKLWQAELISQQEKFNLAWFTPAVWKYRKLLGEVLLASFTLQLLGLASPLITQVIIDKVMVQESLATLDVMAIALLLVAIFESILGMLRLFIFTHTARRLDLSLSAQLFRHLMRLPLAYFESRRVGDTVARVQELEQIRQFLTGTALTVILDSIFAVVYLGLMFYYNIPLTFVALAVLPLFATLTIVATPILRNWLNETFNRSADSQSFLVETVTGIHSVKAHAAEPVARERWEGLFARFIRTGFKASTTSNISSNIGDFLTNFSTLLILWVGAKLVIDHQLTVGQLIAFQMLSGRVTGPLLRLVQLWQSLQQVLLSVDRIGDILNAAPEAEAGTGLVLPHLKGEVNFDQVFFRYSANTEPVLKGISFDVQPGQFVGIVGRSGSGKSTLSKLLQRLYQIESGRILIDGFDLKSCDLASLRQQIGVVLQEDFLFNGSILENISLGNPDITAEQVVEAARLAVAHDFISQLPYGYENNVGERGTALSGGQRQRIALARLFLSSAPILILDEATSALDSETEQQVLQNLQKVSANRTVFLIAHRFAPLKRADLILVMEKGIIAERGTHAGLLQQKGLYWSLYQRQQANI encoded by the coding sequence ATGGCTAGGGGAGAAAATTCAAGACCTGACAGTAAAATTACAAGTGAGCTAAATATTCTGAATCATCAAATTTTAAGAGTAAATGTGCTAGATGCTGTCCCTTGGAATCAACAGCCATTATGCTGGTTGACTCCTGAAGAACAAACCGAATTAAAGAATCAATTGGAAGTTCGTCAATACCAACTTGGCGAAAAAATTTGGTCACACGAAACAGGAGGATATCAGTTTTTTATTGTGACTGGTAAAGTCCGTTTACGGGATGAAATGAGTAAACCTGTAGCCACCTTAGAAGACGGAGCTTGGTTTGGTGATTTACAACAATTATTTACTAATTGTAAGGCTGTAGCTGCTAGTAAAGAAGTGGTCATTGTGTGTTGGAATTCATCATTATGGGCAAAGTTTTGTCATCCTCAAATTGATGAATTTTGGAATTTGCAAGGTGAAAAACAAGGGGACAGGGAACAAGGAAAAAGTGACAGAGAAAAGATGGAAGAAGAAGAAAATTATAATTCATCATCTTTATCATCTTTATCATCTTTATCATCTTCACTGTCACCTGTCACCTCTCACCTGTCACTTTCATATCCTTTTGTAGCCAGTGGAAATACTGCGGCTGCTTGTTTAACGATGGTGGCGCAATATTTAAACAATGCTGTGCAACTGGAATGGGTGCAACGTCAACTCCGGGGACAACGCCCAAAAAATGTGATAGAAACGGCGGAAAAGTTAGGGTTAGTTCTGCGGAAGTTGCAAGTAAATTGGGGTGAGTTGCGACAGTTATCATTTCCAGCTTTATTAATGTGGAAATCTGAATCTATTAGCAGTTGGGTTGTAGCTTATGGGATGAAAGGTAATTGTTTAATTATTGCCAATCCTCTTCATGTTGAATGTGAATATTTAACCCAATCGGTAGTAGAATCTTGCTGGGATGGTAAATTATGGCAAGCTGAATTAATTTCCCAACAAGAAAAATTTAATCTGGCTTGGTTCACTCCCGCAGTTTGGAAATATCGGAAATTGTTAGGTGAGGTATTGCTGGCTTCTTTCACTTTGCAATTGTTGGGTTTAGCTTCACCATTAATTACCCAAGTGATCATTGATAAAGTGATGGTGCAGGAGAGTTTAGCTACTCTCGATGTCATGGCGATCGCACTGTTGTTAGTCGCTATATTTGAATCTATCCTGGGTATGCTGCGGCTATTTATTTTTACCCACACAGCACGACGTTTAGATTTGAGTTTATCAGCCCAACTTTTCCGCCATTTAATGCGTTTACCTTTGGCTTATTTTGAGTCTAGGAGAGTGGGAGATACAGTTGCTAGAGTACAGGAATTAGAACAAATTCGCCAATTTCTCACAGGTACAGCTTTAACAGTAATTCTCGATAGTATTTTTGCAGTGGTGTATCTGGGATTGATGTTTTATTACAACATTCCCCTCACATTTGTAGCCTTAGCAGTATTACCATTATTTGCGACTTTAACAATTGTCGCTACACCAATTTTAAGAAATTGGTTAAACGAAACCTTTAACCGCAGTGCTGACAGTCAATCATTTTTAGTCGAGACTGTTACGGGTATTCATTCTGTTAAAGCCCATGCTGCCGAACCAGTAGCCAGGGAACGCTGGGAAGGTTTATTTGCTCGGTTTATTCGCACAGGTTTTAAAGCTTCGACAACCTCAAATATTAGCAGTAATATTGGTGATTTTCTCACTAATTTTTCGACTTTGCTAATACTTTGGGTCGGTGCAAAATTAGTCATTGACCATCAACTTACCGTAGGTCAATTAATTGCTTTCCAAATGTTATCAGGGCGAGTCACAGGACCCTTACTGCGATTAGTACAGTTGTGGCAAAGTCTCCAACAGGTACTATTATCAGTAGATCGTATTGGTGATATTCTCAATGCTGCACCAGAAGCAGAAGCGGGAACAGGTTTAGTATTACCACACCTCAAAGGTGAAGTTAATTTTGATCAAGTTTTCTTCCGCTATAGTGCCAATACAGAACCTGTATTAAAAGGAATTTCCTTTGATGTCCAACCAGGGCAATTTGTAGGAATTGTGGGACGTAGTGGTTCTGGAAAAAGCACACTTTCTAAACTTTTACAACGCCTTTATCAAATAGAATCAGGACGCATTTTGATTGATGGCTTTGATCTCAAAAGTTGTGATCTAGCATCTTTAAGACAACAAATTGGCGTAGTTCTCCAAGAAGACTTTTTATTTAACGGTTCTATCTTGGAAAACATAAGTTTAGGAAATCCAGATATTACAGCTGAACAAGTTGTAGAAGCTGCCAGATTAGCGGTAGCACACGATTTTATCAGTCAATTACCTTATGGTTACGAAAACAATGTTGGTGAAAGAGGTACAGCTTTATCTGGTGGACAAAGACAAAGAATTGCTTTAGCAAGGTTATTTCTTTCTTCTGCACCAATTTTGATTTTAGATGAAGCAACCAGCGCCTTAGATAGTGAAACTGAACAGCAAGTATTACAAAACTTGCAAAAAGTTTCTGCTAACCGTACCGTGTTTTTAATTGCCCATCGGTTTGCACCTTTAAAACGGGCAGATTTAATATTAGTCATGGAAAAAGGTATCATTGCTGAACGGGGGACACACGCAGGTTTATTGCAACAAAAGGGGTTGTACTGGTCACTGTATCAGCGACAGCAGGCAAATATTTAA
- a CDS encoding DUF2887 domain-containing protein: MFYTLLQNIPNVLFELLEKLPQLAAHYEFSSVEIKELARRIDADAANSRYLLELVERMLIYKFSTYSRQEL; encoded by the coding sequence ATATTTTACACCCTCCTACAAAATATCCCCAACGTTTTATTTGAACTGCTGGAAAAACTACCCCAACTAGCTGCACATTACGAATTTTCATCAGTCGAAATCAAAGAATTAGCACGACGCATAGATGCAGATGCGGCGAATAGTCGTTATCTTTTAGAATTGGTAGAAAGAATGCTAATTTACAAGTTTTCAACCTATAGCCGTCAGGAGTTATAA
- a CDS encoding VOC family protein: MNRTIFHLAFPVTNIPQTKAFYVDGLGCIPGRESPHALILNLYGHQLVAHVTKDNLTPQKAIYPRHFGLIFTQETDWQELLETAKTKQLTFREEPKSRFLGSPLEHHTFFLEDPFYNLMEFKYYRHSEAIFENSEYTEIGDR; the protein is encoded by the coding sequence ATGAACCGAACCATATTCCACCTCGCTTTCCCCGTCACCAATATCCCCCAAACCAAAGCCTTTTACGTTGATGGTTTAGGCTGTATCCCCGGAAGAGAAAGCCCCCATGCTTTAATTCTCAACCTTTATGGACATCAATTAGTGGCACACGTTACCAAGGATAATTTAACACCTCAAAAAGCTATTTATCCCCGACATTTCGGCTTAATTTTCACTCAAGAAACAGACTGGCAGGAATTACTAGAAACCGCAAAAACCAAACAATTAACTTTTAGAGAAGAACCTAAAAGCCGTTTTCTTGGTTCTCCTTTAGAACATCACACTTTCTTTTTAGAAGATCCTTTTTATAACTTAATGGAATTTAAATATTATCGCCATTCAGAGGCAATTTTTGAGAATTCTGAATATACAGAAATTGGTGATAGGTAA